A window from bacterium encodes these proteins:
- the rpsA gene encoding 30S ribosomal protein S1, protein MFTLTVIHWSVEGKPEGAPQSSAAADDATLTAAHKTASLANGTGMTYDPTTKVIAKKDLKETVEYSEEELKNFERLYEDTLSEFVEGQLVTGKILAINNREVAVDIGFKSEGVIPIEEFQDPRSLKIGDDIEVFLDNVEDQDGQLVLSKKKADFMRVWERVLAAHDKGEILQGRCTRRIKGGIVVDLMGIDAFLPGSQIDLKPIRDFDAYIGQIMDFRVVKVNELRKNIVVSHRVLVEEAMSEQRARILENLAKGQVLEGTVKNITDFGVFIDLGGVDGLLHINDLSWGRVSHPSEIVSLDQKIRVQVLDFNEPKDRISLGLKQLQPHPWVDVDKKYPVGSVIRGKVVSISDYGAFVELERGVEGLIHISEMSWTQHIRHPSKIVSVGEMVDAKVLNVDLEERKISLGLKQLEPDPWDDIEQKYPVGSHQRGVVRNLTNFGAFVELEEGIDGLVHISDLSWTKKIRHPGEVVKKGDEVDVVVLNVDKGNRRISLGYKQTKENPWDVFEKDYGVHTKTAGKIVRMIDKGVIVELPAEVDGFVPLSHLAKPNLTKPADGYAVGDTLELVVIEFNKDNKKIILSERLTKEQSDTEGGRRKGKRGRKPEGQEAPAEAAPAEVVPEEEKAAFDAEFTSGGAAAPAQPNPPSSN, encoded by the coding sequence ATGTTCACACTCACAGTAATTCACTGGAGCGTGGAAGGCAAACCCGAAGGCGCGCCGCAAAGCAGTGCGGCCGCTGACGACGCCACGCTCACCGCTGCTCACAAAACTGCGTCGCTGGCAAATGGTACAGGCATGACCTACGATCCCACCACCAAAGTCATCGCGAAGAAAGACTTGAAAGAGACGGTCGAGTATTCCGAAGAAGAATTGAAAAATTTCGAGCGCCTTTACGAAGACACGCTGTCGGAATTCGTCGAAGGCCAGCTCGTCACCGGCAAAATCCTCGCCATCAACAACCGCGAGGTCGCCGTCGACATCGGCTTCAAAAGCGAGGGCGTCATTCCGATCGAAGAGTTTCAGGACCCGCGGAGCTTGAAAATCGGCGATGATATCGAAGTTTTCCTTGACAATGTCGAAGATCAGGACGGCCAACTGGTGCTTTCCAAGAAGAAGGCCGATTTCATGCGGGTGTGGGAGCGGGTGCTGGCGGCGCACGACAAGGGCGAAATCCTGCAGGGCCGATGCACGCGCCGCATCAAGGGTGGCATCGTGGTCGATCTGATGGGCATCGACGCGTTCCTGCCCGGCTCGCAGATCGATCTGAAGCCGATCCGCGATTTTGACGCCTACATCGGGCAGATCATGGACTTTCGCGTGGTGAAGGTCAATGAGCTGCGCAAGAACATCGTGGTCTCCCATCGCGTGCTGGTGGAAGAAGCCATGTCCGAGCAGCGCGCCCGCATCCTCGAGAATCTCGCCAAGGGCCAGGTGCTGGAAGGCACGGTGAAGAACATCACCGACTTCGGCGTGTTCATCGATCTCGGCGGCGTCGACGGCCTGTTGCACATCAACGACCTGTCCTGGGGCCGCGTCAGCCATCCCTCTGAAATCGTCTCGCTGGATCAGAAAATCAGAGTGCAGGTGCTGGACTTCAACGAACCCAAAGACCGCATCTCGCTCGGCCTCAAGCAACTGCAGCCACATCCCTGGGTCGACGTCGACAAGAAGTATCCCGTCGGCTCCGTCATTCGCGGCAAGGTGGTCAGCATCTCCGACTATGGCGCGTTCGTGGAGCTCGAGCGCGGCGTCGAGGGCTTGATTCACATCTCCGAGATGAGCTGGACGCAGCACATCCGCCATCCCAGCAAGATCGTCTCGGTCGGCGAAATGGTCGATGCCAAAGTCCTCAACGTCGATTTGGAGGAACGCAAGATCTCGCTCGGCCTCAAGCAACTCGAGCCCGATCCCTGGGATGACATCGAACAGAAGTATCCCGTGGGCTCGCATCAGCGCGGTGTGGTGCGCAATCTCACCAACTTCGGCGCCTTCGTGGAATTGGAAGAAGGTATCGACGGTTTGGTGCACATTTCCGATCTCTCGTGGACCAAGAAGATCCGCCACCCCGGTGAAGTCGTGAAGAAGGGCGATGAAGTCGATGTGGTGGTCTTGAATGTGGACAAGGGCAACCGCCGCATTTCGTTGGGCTACAAACAGACCAAAGAGAACCCGTGGGACGTGTTCGAGAAGGATTACGGTGTGCACACCAAGACCGCGGGCAAGATCGTGCGCATGATCGACAAGGGCGTGATTGTGGAGCTGCCGGCGGAAGTCGACGGCTTCGTGCCGCTGTCGCATCTCGCCAAGCCCAACCTGACCAAGCCCGCGGACGGCTATGCCGTCGGTGATACGCTCGAGCTGGTGGTGATCGAATTCAACAAGGACAACAAGAAGATCATCCTCTCCGAGCGCCTGACCAAGGAACAGTCGGATACCGAAGGCGGCAGGCGCAAGGGCAAGCGCGGCCGCAAGCCGGAAGGCCAGGAGGCGCCGGCCGAGGCCGCACCGGCCGAAGTCGTACCCGAGGAGGAGAAGGCGGCGTTCGACGCCGAGTTCACCTCGGGCGGGGCTGCTGCGCCGGCGCAGCCGAATCCGCCGTCCAGCAATTGA
- a CDS encoding SPOR domain-containing protein — protein sequence MPRSRFGLSCASLLVAVLLLPAHLRGQITEDEIKAMLAANALSAARAKVAEASRQDPASAVAAYYHALLEENGETALTRFQEVVRKFSSSPYAGRARYQIGQYYFARGSYRRAREAYLELVRWSPASELAAPAAYHAAKALAILGENATARQELTAFVQQYPQDKLAALARQDLDELPPAPPPAAARKAAPAAKLSFTVQTGAFVQKSNAVAQQKRFRQAGHKATVSEKRDGNTKYYVVWVGDFSTREQAREFAERLNRKHKVKGSVVQKEN from the coding sequence ATGCCACGATCACGTTTCGGGCTTTCATGCGCCAGCCTTCTTGTTGCCGTCCTGTTGTTGCCCGCCCATTTGCGCGGCCAAATCACCGAGGATGAAATCAAGGCGATGTTGGCTGCCAACGCGCTGAGCGCCGCCCGCGCCAAGGTCGCGGAAGCCAGCCGCCAGGATCCCGCCTCCGCTGTCGCCGCCTACTACCACGCGCTGCTCGAAGAGAACGGCGAAACCGCCCTTACCCGGTTTCAGGAAGTCGTGCGCAAGTTTTCGTCTTCGCCCTACGCCGGCCGCGCGCGCTATCAAATCGGACAATACTACTTTGCGCGCGGCAGTTACCGCCGGGCGCGCGAGGCCTATTTGGAGTTGGTGCGCTGGTCTCCCGCCTCCGAACTGGCCGCGCCGGCCGCCTATCATGCCGCCAAGGCGCTCGCCATTTTGGGAGAGAACGCCACGGCGCGCCAGGAGCTGACCGCCTTTGTGCAGCAGTATCCGCAGGACAAGCTGGCGGCATTGGCGCGCCAGGATCTCGACGAATTGCCGCCCGCGCCGCCGCCTGCGGCTGCGCGCAAGGCCGCGCCGGCGGCGAAGCTCTCCTTCACCGTGCAAACCGGCGCCTTCGTGCAAAAGTCCAACGCCGTCGCGCAGCAAAAGCGCTTTCGCCAGGCCGGGCACAAGGCAACGGTGAGCGAGAAGCGTGACGGCAACACCAAGTACTATGTTGTCTGGGTGGGGGATTTCAGCACGCGCGAGCAGGCACGGGAGTTTGCCGAGCGGCTGAACCGCAAGCACAAAGTAAAGGGCAGCGTGGTGCAAAAGGAGAATTGA
- a CDS encoding nucleotidyltransferase domain-containing protein — protein sequence MATDEKLRTEKITPELIDYIVAKIVREIEPEKIILYGSYARGDFHEDSDIDLLIIKDSEEPSRMMRRKVDGLFSGRLFSLDLRVRKPSEVEWNFRVGNPFYLYHIFKDGKVLYDKNA from the coding sequence ATGGCAACCGACGAAAAACTGCGCACGGAAAAGATCACCCCGGAGCTGATCGATTACATCGTCGCGAAGATCGTTCGCGAGATTGAGCCGGAGAAGATCATTCTTTATGGCTCTTACGCGCGTGGCGATTTTCACGAGGACAGCGACATCGATCTTTTGATCATCAAAGACAGCGAAGAGCCAAGCCGGATGATGCGGCGCAAGGTGGACGGCCTTTTCAGCGGCAGACTGTTTTCTCTCGACCTGCGAGTGCGAAAACCCTCGGAAGTCGAGTGGAACTTCCGAGTAGGAAATCCCTTTTATCTATATCACATTTTCAAGGATGGCAAAGTGTTATATGACAAAAACGCCTGA
- a CDS encoding HEPN domain-containing protein, translating into MKAEYSPYHTICFLCQGSAEKYLKAYLISQGWELEKIHDLQRLLGHALSYDQSFSELVPQAETLNEYITEGRYPGDLPFESIGKAEAEEALAAAEKIAEFVLAKLAA; encoded by the coding sequence ATGAAGGCAGAGTATTCTCCCTATCACACGATTTGCTTTTTGTGTCAAGGAAGCGCTGAGAAATATCTAAAGGCATATTTGATTTCGCAAGGATGGGAGCTTGAAAAAATTCATGATTTGCAGAGATTGCTGGGGCACGCCCTGAGCTACGATCAAAGCTTCAGCGAGCTTGTTCCTCAAGCAGAAACTTTGAATGAGTATATCACCGAAGGCCGTTATCCCGGCGACCTGCCCTTTGAGAGCATCGGCAAAGCGGAGGCTGAAGAGGCTCTCGCCGCCGCCGAAAAAATCGCAGAATTTGTGCTGGCGAAGCTGGCAGCGTGA
- a CDS encoding molybdopterin molybdotransferase MoeA yields the protein MIPLSQAFDLVIQNTGRLPAEKVELLQASGCVLAENVVSDLDQPPFARSSMDGYALRAEDAAQAPAQLQVVGFIPAGVFPDLKIEKGQAAKIMTGAPLPPGADSVQMIETTRPVAGNRVEILEAVSPGKNVSPRGSEAVAGQVVARAGSFISPAVIGLLAAVGKSEVPVYRRPAVAVIATGDELIDLTQTPAPGQIRNSNSLALAAQVAKLGARAALLGVARDQHQQIRELLQRGLAYDVVLLTGGVSMGDLDLVEDVFAELGVQVFFNQVAVKPGKPVVFAKLGEKLIFGLPGNPVSAATTFELLVRPALRKLMGFSVYQNQIVAAQLEASIKNRSQREFYAPATVWYDGRQFRVRPLESKGSGDQATYAQSNCYLICPREEMALHAGATVSVMLRPEFFYH from the coding sequence ATGATCCCCCTCTCGCAAGCCTTTGATCTCGTCATCCAAAATACCGGCCGGTTGCCGGCCGAGAAGGTTGAACTGCTGCAAGCCTCCGGCTGCGTGCTGGCGGAAAACGTGGTTTCCGATCTCGACCAGCCGCCGTTTGCGCGCAGCAGCATGGATGGTTATGCTCTGCGCGCCGAAGATGCCGCGCAGGCGCCGGCGCAGTTGCAGGTCGTGGGCTTCATTCCTGCCGGCGTTTTCCCGGACCTCAAAATCGAAAAAGGACAGGCCGCCAAAATCATGACCGGCGCGCCGCTGCCGCCCGGCGCCGATAGCGTGCAGATGATCGAAACGACCCGGCCGGTCGCCGGCAATCGCGTTGAGATTCTGGAGGCAGTGTCCCCGGGTAAGAATGTTTCGCCCCGGGGAAGCGAGGCAGTGGCCGGCCAGGTGGTGGCCCGTGCCGGCAGCTTCATTTCACCGGCGGTCATTGGCTTGTTGGCCGCGGTGGGAAAAAGCGAGGTGCCGGTTTATCGGCGACCTGCGGTTGCCGTCATTGCCACCGGCGACGAGCTGATCGACCTCACGCAAACCCCGGCACCGGGCCAGATTCGCAACTCCAACAGCTTGGCCCTGGCGGCGCAAGTTGCCAAGCTGGGCGCCCGCGCCGCCCTGTTGGGCGTGGCGCGTGATCAGCACCAACAGATTCGCGAGTTGCTGCAGCGCGGGCTGGCATACGACGTGGTGCTGCTCACCGGCGGCGTGTCGATGGGTGATTTGGATTTGGTGGAGGACGTGTTCGCGGAATTGGGCGTGCAGGTTTTTTTCAATCAAGTCGCAGTGAAGCCGGGCAAGCCCGTGGTCTTTGCCAAGCTCGGCGAGAAACTGATTTTTGGATTGCCCGGCAATCCCGTTTCTGCGGCCACGACGTTCGAGCTATTGGTGCGGCCTGCGCTGCGCAAACTGATGGGTTTCTCGGTTTATCAAAACCAGATCGTCGCAGCGCAACTGGAGGCCTCGATCAAGAACCGCTCGCAGCGGGAGTTCTACGCGCCCGCCACGGTTTGGTATGACGGCCGGCAGTTTCGCGTGCGGCCGCTCGAATCAAAGGGTAGCGGCGATCAGGCGACTTATGCGCAAAGCAATTGCTATTTGATCTGCCCGCGGGAAGAGATGGCGCTGCACGCCGGCGCGACGGTGAGCGTCATGCTGCGGCCGGAGTTTTTTTATCACTAG
- a CDS encoding GlsB/YeaQ/YmgE family stress response membrane protein yields the protein MSILWFLLIGLAAGWLAGRIMKGRGLGVVGNLVVGVIGALLGGFIFDLLGIPTYGPFSSLVTAVVGAIVLLWLIGVVKKA from the coding sequence ATGAGCATACTCTGGTTTCTGTTGATCGGCTTGGCAGCCGGCTGGCTGGCGGGAAGGATCATGAAGGGCAGAGGACTCGGTGTCGTCGGCAATTTGGTGGTCGGCGTGATCGGCGCGCTGCTCGGCGGCTTCATCTTCGACCTGTTGGGCATTCCAACATATGGACCTTTCAGCTCGCTGGTCACGGCGGTGGTGGGCGCGATCGTGCTGCTCTGGCTCATCGGTGTCGTCAAGAAGGCTTGA
- a CDS encoding DUF4139 domain-containing protein: MKRKNVIYVGALLTFILSVTAVQAQKNNVRVTIYNENLALVHEMRELELPKPTGVCSFRDVAAQIDPTSVHFKSLSHPTAVRVLEQNFEYDLVSADRILQRYLDQKVQLATKQGGTISGTLLNAAGNLVLQAEDGTVKILNSSEIVATDLPKLPEGLITRPTLVWLVANDGPAKQRVEVSYLTTGLAWHAEYVGVLDEKDANLSLAGWVSIDNQCGATFPEAQLLLVAGSIHRAEAPRPLPKQMRVMEMAAAAGGFEEKEFFEYHLYTLSRAATLKDRQVKQIELIPASQTPVKKEYTYDGSRDPKKVKVTLRFKNSKENGLGLALPAGKIRLYKPEGEAQVLVGEDFIDHTPRDEELRLNVGDAFDIVGERTVLSTRKAGDRADETEVKIEIRNHKSEAVTVNVLEHFYGDWTIRRETAEHTKKDATTAEWRLAVPARGKAEVTYTCFRTW, from the coding sequence ATGAAGCGAAAGAATGTAATCTACGTTGGTGCTCTGCTAACCTTCATTCTGAGTGTGACCGCCGTGCAAGCCCAAAAGAACAATGTCCGCGTCACGATTTACAACGAGAATCTCGCGCTGGTGCATGAGATGCGCGAGCTTGAACTGCCCAAGCCCACCGGCGTGTGCTCATTTCGTGACGTCGCCGCGCAAATCGATCCCACCTCCGTGCATTTCAAATCGCTGTCGCATCCCACCGCCGTGCGCGTGCTGGAACAGAATTTCGAATATGATCTGGTGAGCGCCGACCGGATTCTGCAGCGGTATTTGGATCAGAAAGTGCAACTCGCCACCAAGCAGGGCGGCACGATCAGCGGCACGCTGTTGAACGCGGCCGGCAATCTCGTGCTGCAGGCGGAAGACGGCACGGTCAAGATTCTCAACAGCAGCGAGATCGTGGCCACGGATTTGCCCAAACTGCCGGAGGGCTTGATCACGCGGCCGACGCTGGTGTGGCTGGTTGCCAACGACGGCCCGGCCAAACAGCGGGTGGAAGTCTCCTATCTCACCACCGGCCTGGCCTGGCATGCCGAATACGTGGGCGTGCTGGATGAGAAAGACGCCAACCTGAGCCTCGCCGGCTGGGTGTCGATTGACAATCAATGCGGTGCGACTTTTCCGGAGGCGCAGTTGCTGCTGGTGGCCGGCTCCATTCATCGCGCGGAAGCGCCCCGGCCGCTGCCCAAGCAAATGCGGGTGATGGAAATGGCGGCGGCGGCCGGCGGCTTCGAAGAGAAGGAATTCTTCGAGTATCATCTCTACACCCTGTCGCGCGCGGCCACGCTCAAGGATCGCCAGGTGAAACAGATCGAGCTGATTCCCGCCAGCCAGACGCCGGTGAAGAAGGAATACACCTACGACGGCTCGCGTGATCCCAAGAAGGTCAAAGTCACGCTGCGTTTCAAGAACAGCAAGGAAAACGGGCTGGGCTTGGCGCTGCCTGCCGGCAAGATCCGCCTGTACAAGCCCGAAGGCGAAGCGCAAGTTTTGGTGGGCGAGGATTTCATCGATCATACGCCGCGTGATGAAGAGTTGCGGCTCAACGTCGGCGATGCCTTCGACATTGTCGGCGAGCGCACCGTGCTCAGCACGCGCAAAGCCGGCGATCGCGCCGATGAAACCGAGGTCAAGATCGAAATCCGCAACCACAAAAGCGAAGCCGTGACCGTAAACGTGCTCGAGCATTTCTACGGTGATTGGACCATCCGCCGCGAGACCGCGGAGCACACCAAGAAGGATGCCACCACAGCAGAATGGCGGCTGGCGGTGCCTGCCCGCGGCAAGGCGGAGGTTACCTACACCTGTTTTCGTACTTGGTAG
- the recG gene encoding ATP-dependent DNA helicase RecG has translation MSVSRGDELIRHHMNRSATSRPAAASPGKEAATTPVRFLRGLGETRRCELEKIGIKTIADLLFYLPRRYLDRSTILKCRDLRDGLEATVVGKVMSGQLLYGGRRPRFELTLADGTGFMKCVWFNRANLWPKIFSRGENVAFHGKVTFFDGYGMIHPDFDKLGEEGEARFLHTGKIIPLYRSSEALAKAGLDSRGFRRFLRQAVDDFAHTLADPLPAGLRSRYRLLPLAEAVAQIHFPESEEALAAGRNRLKFDELFFLELFLACRKAALATAQQGITFTAVGERTWELVEKLPFQLTEAQRRVLREIRADMKAPQPMHRLLQGDVGSGKTVVALIAMLMAVENGYQAALMAPTEILAEQHYLTSHHFLEQLGVKVVLLVGGQKKSEREQILAAIASGEAALVIGTHALIQGGVQFHRLGLVVVDEQHRFGVLQRAALREKGEQPDVLVMTATPIPRSLSMTLYGDLDVSIIDQLPAGRQPVRTAWRSSRKREQIYQFVRQEVLNGSQAYIVFPLVEETEKSDLAAATESYEELRQGIFRDLNPALLHGRMKPAEKEVIMAGFKAAEHQVLVATTVIEVGVDVPNATVMVIEHAERFGLSQLHQLRGRVGRGAKQSYCILIADEPVSAETRKRLQTLVDTTDGFRIAEVDLELRGPGEFFGTRQHGLPELKIANLISDGRLLVAAREEAFALAKHDPQLQRPEHAGLRAHLLRHYRDQLAALHIG, from the coding sequence ATGTCAGTATCCCGCGGAGATGAGCTGATCAGGCATCACATGAATCGCAGCGCGACTTCACGCCCGGCCGCCGCAAGCCCGGGCAAGGAAGCGGCCACCACGCCCGTTCGGTTCTTGCGCGGGCTGGGTGAGACCCGCAGGTGCGAGCTGGAGAAGATCGGCATCAAGACGATTGCCGATCTTTTGTTTTATTTGCCGCGGCGCTATCTCGACCGCTCCACCATTCTCAAATGCCGCGATCTGCGCGACGGCCTGGAAGCCACGGTCGTCGGCAAGGTCATGTCCGGCCAATTGCTGTATGGCGGACGCCGGCCGCGCTTCGAGCTGACCCTGGCCGACGGCACCGGCTTCATGAAGTGCGTGTGGTTCAATCGCGCCAATTTGTGGCCGAAGATCTTCAGCCGCGGGGAAAACGTTGCCTTTCACGGCAAGGTGACGTTCTTTGACGGCTACGGCATGATCCACCCGGATTTTGACAAGCTGGGTGAAGAAGGCGAGGCGCGCTTTCTCCACACCGGCAAGATCATTCCGCTGTATCGTTCTTCCGAAGCGCTGGCCAAGGCCGGGCTGGACAGTCGCGGGTTTCGCCGCTTTTTGCGCCAGGCAGTCGATGATTTTGCCCACACGCTGGCCGATCCGCTGCCGGCCGGCTTGCGCAGCCGTTACCGGTTGCTCCCGCTCGCCGAGGCGGTGGCGCAGATTCACTTTCCGGAAAGCGAGGAGGCGCTGGCAGCCGGCCGCAATCGCCTGAAATTCGATGAATTGTTCTTCCTCGAGCTTTTTCTCGCCTGCCGCAAGGCCGCGCTTGCCACGGCGCAGCAGGGCATCACCTTCACGGCGGTGGGCGAACGCACCTGGGAATTGGTCGAGAAGCTGCCCTTCCAGCTCACCGAGGCGCAGCGCCGGGTGCTGCGCGAAATTCGCGCGGACATGAAAGCGCCGCAGCCCATGCACCGCCTGCTGCAGGGCGATGTCGGCTCCGGCAAAACCGTGGTGGCGCTCATTGCCATGCTGATGGCGGTGGAGAACGGCTATCAAGCCGCGCTCATGGCGCCCACGGAAATCCTGGCGGAACAGCATTATCTCACCAGCCATCACTTCCTCGAACAGCTCGGCGTGAAAGTCGTGCTGCTGGTGGGCGGCCAGAAAAAGAGCGAGCGCGAGCAGATTCTGGCGGCAATCGCGAGCGGCGAGGCGGCCCTCGTGATCGGCACGCACGCGCTCATTCAAGGCGGGGTGCAGTTTCACCGCCTCGGCCTGGTGGTGGTGGATGAACAGCACCGCTTCGGCGTGTTGCAGCGCGCCGCGCTGCGCGAGAAGGGCGAACAGCCGGACGTGCTGGTGATGACGGCAACGCCGATTCCGCGCTCGCTGTCGATGACGCTTTACGGCGATCTCGATGTTTCGATCATCGACCAGTTGCCCGCCGGCCGCCAGCCGGTGCGCACGGCCTGGCGTTCCTCCCGCAAACGCGAACAGATCTATCAGTTCGTGCGGCAGGAGGTGCTGAACGGCTCGCAAGCCTACATCGTTTTCCCGCTGGTGGAGGAAACCGAGAAAAGCGATCTCGCGGCGGCCACTGAGAGCTACGAGGAATTGCGCCAGGGCATCTTTCGCGATCTCAATCCGGCGCTGCTGCACGGCCGCATGAAGCCGGCGGAGAAGGAAGTGATCATGGCGGGCTTCAAGGCGGCGGAGCACCAGGTGCTGGTGGCGACCACGGTCATCGAAGTCGGCGTCGATGTGCCCAACGCCACGGTGATGGTGATCGAGCATGCCGAGCGTTTTGGTTTGAGCCAACTGCATCAACTGCGCGGCCGCGTCGGCCGCGGCGCCAAGCAATCCTATTGCATTCTGATTGCCGACGAGCCGGTGAGCGCGGAGACGCGCAAACGGCTGCAAACGCTGGTAGACACCACCGACGGCTTTCGCATTGCCGAGGTCGATCTGGAATTGCGCGGCCCGGGCGAGTTTTTCGGCACACGGCAGCACGGCCTGCCCGAGCTGAAAATTGCGAACCTCATCTCCGATGGCCGGCTGCTGGTTGCCGCGCGCGAGGAAGCCTTTGCCCTGGCCAAGCATGACCCGCAATTGCAACGGCCGGAACACGCGGGCTTGCGCGCGCATTTGCTCCGGCATTATCGCGATCAGTTGGCCGCGCTGCACATCGGTTGA